The nucleotide sequence CGGTGACCACGGAAAAGCCATGCTTCTCCATGCGACGGGCGATCATTTCGCGGATGTCATCGTGATCTTCCACAATCAAAATGGTGGGCATGGTGATTCGCGGGCGATGCCCACGACTCCTGTTGAGGATGGTGCATTCATGGCGACGGTTCGGCGGCAGCGACCGATGGCGCGATGGGGGCCGACCGAGCGTGTCGCCTGAAAAGGCTTTCGATTTTGTTTTGCGTTTGGGTGAATGACGTTGTCATGTAAGTCGCGCCCGCCTTTCGCAGCCCGACGAACAGTCGATCGTAATTTTTGAATCGCCCCAACGCTGATACGATGATGGGACCGGTGTAGCCTTCATCACGGATCGCCTGGCAAAGGTAACGTGTTTGTGGAAAGCCACCTTTGGGAAGCACGGCGATTACCACCATGGGCGGATCTTGATCTGTGATGATGCGTCCTGCGTCGTCTGGCATCACGTCGTCATCGATCACGTCCAAATGAAAAGTACCGACGCCGCCGATTCGCAAAAGATTCAAAACCAAAGTTTCGCTGAAGTGATGCGACGTGCAGCCGATCATCGTGGGAAGCCTCGGTGCGTCGTCCGATGATGCATCCGCTTCATCTGCCGGATCGCCTGTCATGGATTTGCAATCGGCAATCAAGCCACCCGCCAGTGCGAACAAGCGATTCGCATCTGCCTCGTTCAAATGGTCGGCATCTTGGTCCAGTCGAATTCGTTTCAGTGCCGGCACAATGACATCGTCGCACGTGGCGGGAAATCCCTGGGATTCAATATGCTCGCGCAGTAGTTCACTGGCGCGTAATTCATCGCCGGCCAACAGACGTTGATAAAACCTCATCCCCGGTTTGATTTGAACGTCTTCGCCCAGCAGAGTTGTCAGAATACGAAAGCTTGGCACGTACCGGCCCGCGACCACCAGACAGACCGTCAGGGGCGTGGACAGCAGCAGTCCGACGGGGCCCCACAACCAGCCCCAGAAAACCGCGGCCGTGATCACGGCGATGGCAGATATTCCCGTGCTGCTGCCGTACAACCATGGTTCGACGATGTTGTTGCAGATCAGTTCCATGGTGGCGATCAGCACGACCACGGTCAGAAAAACGCTGTAACCTGGGAACACCGCCAACGCGATGGCCGATGGAAATATCGCGGCGGCCGTGGGACCCAGATAGGGTATGTAGCGTAAAAAGATGGCAAGGACGCCCCACAATACCGCGTTAGGAAAACCATCGTCGGTCATCAACGCGCCGATCAACGACAGCCCGACGGCTAACAGGATTCCATAAACCGTGTTGATCATCGTTTGCGCGATCAAGTAGCGGCTGATTCGTTGCCCCGCTTCATTCATCGCTTCGGTGGTGGTCACATAGTCGCCGTGGCTGACCACCGCGATGATTCGGTCTCGCAAGTCGTCACGATAAATCAACAGGAACAATGCAAACACGCTGACCAGCCCCGCGGTCGCCAATGGGCCTAGAACGGTACCCGCGGTCGTCGCCCAAGATGCCAGGGGCGCGTTAGGCTGAACCGTTTTGACATACAGTGGCCGCTTCAAGGACGAACCATCGTTGTCTGGCTTTTCGTTGGTCAATGGTTCCGGCAGCAGGCGGTCGGTCCACTTTTGAAACAGAGTCGGGGACGACGCTTGTTCCGCGTTTGGATCTTCCGCGTCGTTGGCTTCGCCCGGTTCCAGTTCGGTGCCCTCTTCGATCGCCTCGCTGACATCTTCCGCCAATTCATCCAACGAACCGCCCACACCGCCGGTTAAGCCGGCAAAGCCGCGAGCTTTGTCAATCAACTCATGGCGGTATTCCGGCAGCTGACCGACCAAGGTGGTCAGTTCGCGACCGAGCAAACTGAACAGCCCCGCCAAGAACAGGAATGCCAGGACGGCTGTCGCAACGACCGCGGCGATATTGGGAACGCCCCAGCGATGCAGTCGGTCGACGATGGGGCTGAGCAGGAACGAAAGCAGCAACCCAAGGGCAAGCGGAATGAAGACTTCGCGGGCAAAGAACAAAGCTGCCACGGCGACCACGACGCCCAGCAACTGGGCGACTGCGGCAATGGTCGCAATGTCCGATTTCGCTTTTGCCATGCGTGGGCTTTGGCCGTGTAAAGGGGCGTGAGGAAAGTTTTGGTGATCAGCGGGGCATCGATTGCTT is from Crateriforma conspicua and encodes:
- a CDS encoding AI-2E family transporter, coding for MAKAKSDIATIAAVAQLLGVVVAVAALFFAREVFIPLALGLLLSFLLSPIVDRLHRWGVPNIAAVVATAVLAFLFLAGLFSLLGRELTTLVGQLPEYRHELIDKARGFAGLTGGVGGSLDELAEDVSEAIEEGTELEPGEANDAEDPNAEQASSPTLFQKWTDRLLPEPLTNEKPDNDGSSLKRPLYVKTVQPNAPLASWATTAGTVLGPLATAGLVSVFALFLLIYRDDLRDRIIAVVSHGDYVTTTEAMNEAGQRISRYLIAQTMINTVYGILLAVGLSLIGALMTDDGFPNAVLWGVLAIFLRYIPYLGPTAAAIFPSAIALAVFPGYSVFLTVVVLIATMELICNNIVEPWLYGSSTGISAIAVITAAVFWGWLWGPVGLLLSTPLTVCLVVAGRYVPSFRILTTLLGEDVQIKPGMRFYQRLLAGDELRASELLREHIESQGFPATCDDVIVPALKRIRLDQDADHLNEADANRLFALAGGLIADCKSMTGDPADEADASSDDAPRLPTMIGCTSHHFSETLVLNLLRIGGVGTFHLDVIDDDVMPDDAGRIITDQDPPMVVIAVLPKGGFPQTRYLCQAIRDEGYTGPIIVSALGRFKNYDRLFVGLRKAGATYMTTSFTQTQNKIESLFRRHARSAPIAPSVAAAEPSP